From a region of the Haematobia irritans isolate KBUSLIRL chromosome 4, ASM5000362v1, whole genome shotgun sequence genome:
- the LOC142236393 gene encoding uncharacterized protein LOC142236393, translating into MDTQPPPRNVRVDIHNLEREIQRYKREPLDQAAYQAGLNRIHEDTVAEAVRSYKVNPVLGVRPPPIAPEERDLPRQTRVVLAQLRSGKCSRLNSYLSVIDSSVADVCPVCNQGPHDTRHLFSCPAKPTRLTTRSLWTHHTLVAEFLDLPTS; encoded by the coding sequence atggatacacaaccaccacccaggaacgtaagggttgatatacataatctagagcgcgagatccagcgctataaaagagagcctctagatcaagcagcgtaccaggcaggtttgaacaggattcatgaggatactgtagctgaagcggtgagaagctacaaggttaatcctgttcttggagtccgaccaccgcccatagcaccggaggaaagagacctcccacggcagactagggtagttttggcccaattaagatcaggcaagtgcagccgcctcaattcctacttatcggtgattgatagcagcgtagctgacgtttgtccagtttgcaaccaagggccacacgacacgcgtcatcttttctcttgtccagccaaaccaacccgacttaccaccagatcactctggacacaccacaccttagtcgcagagttccttgatctgccaacaagctga